The Kitasatospora sp. NBC_01287 genome contains a region encoding:
- a CDS encoding DUF317 domain-containing protein: MTNSPASSPPRAARPREYRIEPRFLAGSTHTGDPGLLPLLDAGWALSRDDLGNVLVTSPDHTVRLGFLPEGERGDLWMITAHADAFAPPEWQVTLDLSAPPEIVGEFTAALAATHSAAPSSVLHGDTGGWDMTDHLLDKRGWRLEGEGATAVFRSPDGLLALHKRLGYLRPETEMAGDAERWTVEVGPPGHRWYATATSNLPDHLLDTLTTAIASPAPVQRYLRPSELAHLPSQATATPTAPSPLEVARIRAATARSTPTPRASASALAYTTATRSAVLPTPALTGRAR; encoded by the coding sequence ATGACCAACTCCCCTGCGTCTTCACCTCCCCGGGCCGCCCGACCCCGCGAGTACAGGATCGAGCCGCGCTTCCTCGCCGGCTCCACCCACACCGGCGACCCCGGTCTGCTCCCCTTGCTCGACGCGGGCTGGGCCCTGAGCCGCGATGACCTGGGCAACGTCCTCGTCACCTCGCCCGACCACACGGTCCGCCTCGGCTTCCTGCCCGAGGGCGAACGCGGCGACCTGTGGATGATCACCGCTCACGCCGATGCGTTCGCCCCGCCCGAGTGGCAGGTGACCCTCGACCTGTCCGCCCCACCCGAGATCGTCGGCGAGTTCACCGCCGCCCTCGCCGCCACCCACTCTGCGGCGCCCAGCTCCGTACTGCACGGCGACACGGGCGGCTGGGACATGACGGACCACCTCCTCGACAAACGCGGCTGGCGTCTGGAGGGCGAAGGGGCGACAGCCGTCTTCCGGTCGCCCGACGGGCTCCTGGCACTGCACAAGCGGCTCGGCTACCTGCGGCCCGAGACCGAGATGGCCGGCGACGCCGAGCGCTGGACGGTCGAGGTCGGCCCGCCCGGCCACCGCTGGTACGCCACCGCCACCTCGAACCTCCCCGACCACCTCCTGGACACACTCACCACCGCCATCGCCAGCCCGGCGCCCGTCCAGCGGTACCTACGGCCCTCCGAACTGGCGCACCTTCCGTCCCAGGCCACCGCGACGCCGACCGCACCGAGCCCGCTGGAGGTCGCGCGGATCCGGGCGGCGACCGCCCGCTCGACACCCACGCCGAGGGCGAGCGCCTCCGCGCTCGCTTACACCACCGCCACCCGGTCTGCGGTGCTTCCGACGCCCGCGCTCACCGGCCGAGCCCGCTGA
- a CDS encoding DUF317 domain-containing protein has product MPTLTSLPPETALLVSPVHLAGPGDSRLITAPLDASADWDKVTTTTGVHYVSTCQRVHIAHLPDSEHGGWAVRGYRTPSSEAVWGAAFGHGTPAEITAAFTTALVDGLRTNPRYYMNGGVRHPPGSPAAVLADRGWQPTPAKGYHDQVSPDGHAAYRHRLGWHPHEAELEGEVPGSWAMVGGAQRERWKAEFTIGVPFYPLTRAALALSSAEPVRRRLGEIPPRCLPHVTARPATAPAQPRRPAAQRPATPAAPPPAAASAVGARRR; this is encoded by the coding sequence GTGCCCACCCTCACCTCCCTCCCGCCCGAGACCGCCCTGCTCGTCAGCCCGGTCCACCTCGCCGGTCCCGGCGACTCGCGCCTGATCACCGCTCCGCTGGACGCCTCCGCGGACTGGGACAAGGTCACGACAACCACAGGTGTCCACTACGTCAGCACCTGCCAGCGCGTCCACATCGCCCACCTGCCCGACAGCGAGCACGGGGGCTGGGCCGTACGCGGCTACCGCACACCGTCCTCGGAGGCTGTCTGGGGAGCCGCCTTCGGCCACGGCACACCGGCCGAGATCACCGCCGCCTTCACCACCGCCCTGGTCGACGGCCTGCGCACCAACCCCCGCTACTACATGAACGGCGGCGTCCGCCACCCACCCGGCAGCCCGGCCGCCGTCCTGGCCGACCGCGGCTGGCAGCCGACCCCGGCCAAGGGGTACCACGACCAGGTCTCACCCGACGGGCATGCCGCCTACCGCCACCGGCTGGGGTGGCACCCGCACGAGGCCGAGCTGGAGGGCGAGGTCCCGGGCTCCTGGGCCATGGTCGGCGGCGCCCAACGGGAGCGATGGAAGGCGGAGTTCACCATCGGCGTCCCCTTCTACCCGCTCACCCGCGCCGCGCTCGCGCTCAGCAGTGCCGAGCCCGTGAGGCGGCGTCTGGGTGAGATCCCCCCGCGCTGCTTGCCCCACGTCACCGCGCGACCCGCCACTGCCCCCGCCCAGCCCCGACGCCCGGCCGCCCAGCGCCCGGCCACGCCTGCCGCTCCGCCGCCCGCAGCAGCCTCGGCTGTGGGCGCGCGGCGCCGCTGA